One genomic window of Desulfotignum phosphitoxidans DSM 13687 includes the following:
- the prxU gene encoding thioredoxin-dependent peroxiredoxin (Most members of this family contain a selenocysteine.), whose amino-acid sequence MAEKPAVGCKRPSAKIQKPPEETTPPETVTEKKEYAMIQIGQKAPDFAAPAYYNNDFTTIQLSDYLGKWVVLCFYPGDFTFVUATEISAVAEKNAEFEKLGVQVLSVSVDSMFVHKMWMDKELSKMVTAKTVPFPMLSDGGGSIGRIYGVYDQEEGVDIRGRFLIDPDGVVQAYEMVAPPVGRNIPETLRQIQAFQLVREGKGTKATPSGWQPGKTVLEPGPDLVGNVWKVWTVDKAFD is encoded by the coding sequence ATGGCAGAAAAACCTGCTGTGGGATGCAAACGTCCTTCAGCCAAAATTCAGAAACCGCCTGAAGAAACCACTCCACCTGAAACCGTTACAGAAAAAAAGGAATACGCCATGATTCAGATCGGACAGAAAGCACCGGATTTCGCTGCACCCGCCTATTACAACAATGACTTCACAACCATTCAACTGTCGGATTACCTGGGAAAATGGGTGGTCCTGTGCTTTTATCCCGGTGATTTCACCTTTGTCTGAGCCACGGAAATCTCGGCGGTCGCCGAGAAAAATGCAGAATTCGAAAAATTGGGTGTCCAGGTGCTGTCCGTGAGTGTGGACAGCATGTTTGTCCACAAAATGTGGATGGACAAGGAACTGTCCAAAATGGTCACGGCCAAGACCGTGCCGTTCCCCATGCTGTCGGATGGCGGCGGCAGTATCGGCAGAATCTACGGGGTATATGACCAAGAAGAAGGCGTGGACATCCGGGGCCGTTTTTTGATCGATCCGGATGGTGTTGTTCAGGCCTATGAAATGGTGGCCCCGCCCGTGGGACGCAATATTCCCGAAACCCTGCGCCAGATTCAGGCATTCCAGCTGGTCCGGGAAGGCAAAGGCACCAAAGCGACCCCGTCCGGGTGGCAACCGGGTAAAACCGTTCTGGAACCCGGACCCGACCTGGTGGGCAATGTCTGGAAAGTGTGGACGGTAGACAAAGCGTTTGATTGA
- a CDS encoding MBL fold metallo-hydrolase, which produces MEITHIHADHVSGNQEFKSRTGAEICYMEGSPVSAWMNSGGEVV; this is translated from the coding sequence ATGGAAATCACCCATATTCATGCGGACCATGTCAGCGGAAACCAGGAATTCAAATCCCGCACCGGGGCGGAGATCTGTTATATGGAAGGCTCTCCCGTGTCCGCGTGGATGAACAGCGGGGGTGAGGTGGTATAA